The Paenibacillus mucilaginosus 3016 genome includes the window GGCAAGGCATGTACGGGAGAAGAGGCATTGAAGCTTGTAACGGATGTACGGCCCGATATCTGTATCACCGACATCCAGCTGCCGGGGATGAAGGGACTGGAGCTGGCGGAGCGGCTCAAGGGAGGAAGCTGTAAAGTCGTGATCCTGACGGCTCTCGTTCAGGTAGGCTATTTTGAACGTGCCATTCAGGCCGGGGTGAGCGCTTATCTGTCCAAGGACAGCGGGAGCGAGGAGCTGCTCAAAGCCCTTCGCAGTGTAATGAGCGGGCGGCGCGTCTATACGCGTGAGCTGCTGGCGGACAGCGCTCCCGAGGAGAATCCCCTGACGGAGCGGGAGAAGGAAGTGCTTCTCCTGGTGGCGGGCGGCAAAACCACACAGGAAATCGCTGGGGTGCTTCATCTCTCAAGGGGCACGGTGCGGAATTACATATCGGGAATCCTGGAGAAGCTCCGGGTGAAGAACCGGATCGAGGCGATCATCCGCAGCAAGGAGAAGGGCTGGCTCGAGCCCTTTCCTATCTGAAATCATCGTGCAGCGCTTCGGCCGGGTAATGGAGGGAACGATGCGGTGGAGTTGATGCGGGAGCGGCGCCTCGGGTATGCTGTAGAGTGAAAGTCTCTGTCTGCCTTCCGAGCAGACGGCGCAGGATAAGGAGATCAATCTATGACAGCAGCGGTCGGACAGCCGGCACCTGAATTCCGCCTTCCCGCTACGGGGGGCGCTGAAGTATCGCTCTCGGACTTTAGGGGACGCAGTGTCCTCCTGTACTTTTATCCCAAAGACATGACCCCCACCTGCACGAACCAGGCCTGCGACCTGCGGGACCGGGCAGACGAATTCGGCGGGGCGGATGCCGTCATTCTCGGCATCTCGCCGGATCCCGTGAAGCAGCACGAGAAGTTCATTGCGAAGTACGGACTGCCGTTCCTTCTGCTTTCGGATGAGGACCACGCCGCGGCCGAAGCCTACGGGGTATGGCAGCTCAAGAAGCTGTACGGCAGGGAATACATGGGCATCGAACGGTCGACGTTCATCATCGACAAGAACGGGGTGCTTGTGAAGGAATGGCGCAAGGTGAAGGTCAAGGGGCATGTGGACCAAGCCCTGCAGTACATCAAGGAGCATCTGTCCTAAAGACAGGTGCAGGGAAGGCCGCTCGTACGGAGTGGTCTTTTTTGTTTTTTTTGGCAGCTTTTCTGAGATATAACTTCTTATATTTTTTTAAAAAAGGGTGGGAGGATGGACGGACAAGAGGTACACTGGAGGAAGGGATTGGAAGTACGGCTGCCGGCTTGGGGCGGCTGCCGGGGAAAGAGCATAGGGGGAGATCGACGGATGCGAATCGTGGTTCTGGATGGATATACCCTGAATCCGGGGGATTTGGACTGGGGGCCGCTTGAGGCCCTTGGGGAAGTAACCGTGTATGACCGGACTCCGCCGGAGCGGATTGTGGAGCGGGCGGAGACAGCGGAGATCGTGCTCACGAACAAGACGCCGCTGACCGCAGAGACGATCGCAGGGCTGCCGAAGCTGAAGTATATCGGCGTGCTGGCGACGGGATACAATATTGTGGATGGGGAGGCGGCGGCAGCGCGGGGCATTCCGGTGGCGAACGTGCCGGATTACAGCACGGATTCCGTGGCGCAGCTGGTCTTCGCCCTGCTGCTGGAGCTGACCCTGCAGGTGAAGCTGCACAGCGATGCCGTTCATGCGGGCGAGTGGACGGGGAGTGCCGACTTCAGCTTCACGAAGTCGCCGCTGCTGGAGCTCACCGGCCGAACCTTCGGCATCCTGGGCTTCGGCCGCATCGGGCAGAGGACGGCAGGCATCGCGAGGGCGTTCGGCATGAACGTCATCGTCAGCGGCAGGCAGCCGAAGGCGGTGCCGGGCTTCGAGGAGGTGCCGTGGGTGCCGGTGGACGAGCTGTTCGCCGTCTCCGACGTGCTCTCCCTGCACTGCCCGCTGACGCCGCAGACGGAGAGGATCGTGAACCGGGAGCGGCTTCGTCTTATGAAGCCTTCCGCCCTGCTCATCAATACGTCCCGCGGCGGACTCATCGCCGAGCAGGATCTGGCGGATGCGCTGAACGAAGGACGGCTTGCCGGTGCGGGGCTCGATGTGCTGTCGGTGGAGCCGCCTGGGGCAGACCAGCCGCTGCTGACCGCCCGGAACTGCCTGATTACGCCGCATATCGCCTGGGCTACGGTCGAGGCTCGGACCCGGCTGCTCGGTCTGGCGGCGGGGAATGTGGAGGCCTTCCTGGCAGGAGCGCCGCGCAATATTGTGAACGGCGCCGAATAGAAGGCGGGGACCAGGCCAGAATCGAAAGATGACAAGTGAGGCAGCAGAGATCCATTCATCTATATCCATATACCAATCACTGGGGAGTGTGTCTGAAGATGAGTCTCGGTCAGGAAAAGGGCATTCGGATGTATATCGGTACATACAGTGAGGAAGGCGAAGATTCGCTGTTCCTCGTCACAATGGACAGTGAAACGGGGGAGCTGCAGCGCCAGGCGGCGTATGCCGAGGTGCAGAGTCCGTCGTTCGTCATCCGCAACGAAGCGGGAGACCGCCTGTACTGCGTGAGCGAGATCGATATCGAAGGGCGTGCCGGCGGCGGAGCCGCCGCCTACCGGATCGATCCGCTGACGGGGGAGG containing:
- a CDS encoding response regulator transcription factor: MIRIVIAEGQRMLLDALAAMISLHSDFEIVGKACTGEEALKLVTDVRPDICITDIQLPGMKGLELAERLKGGSCKVVILTALVQVGYFERAIQAGVSAYLSKDSGSEELLKALRSVMSGRRVYTRELLADSAPEENPLTEREKEVLLLVAGGKTTQEIAGVLHLSRGTVRNYISGILEKLRVKNRIEAIIRSKEKGWLEPFPI
- the bcp gene encoding thioredoxin-dependent thiol peroxidase, which produces MTAAVGQPAPEFRLPATGGAEVSLSDFRGRSVLLYFYPKDMTPTCTNQACDLRDRADEFGGADAVILGISPDPVKQHEKFIAKYGLPFLLLSDEDHAAAEAYGVWQLKKLYGREYMGIERSTFIIDKNGVLVKEWRKVKVKGHVDQALQYIKEHLS
- a CDS encoding D-2-hydroxyacid dehydrogenase; translated protein: MRIVVLDGYTLNPGDLDWGPLEALGEVTVYDRTPPERIVERAETAEIVLTNKTPLTAETIAGLPKLKYIGVLATGYNIVDGEAAAARGIPVANVPDYSTDSVAQLVFALLLELTLQVKLHSDAVHAGEWTGSADFSFTKSPLLELTGRTFGILGFGRIGQRTAGIARAFGMNVIVSGRQPKAVPGFEEVPWVPVDELFAVSDVLSLHCPLTPQTERIVNRERLRLMKPSALLINTSRGGLIAEQDLADALNEGRLAGAGLDVLSVEPPGADQPLLTARNCLITPHIAWATVEARTRLLGLAAGNVEAFLAGAPRNIVNGAE